A window from Urocitellus parryii isolate mUroPar1 chromosome 1, mUroPar1.hap1, whole genome shotgun sequence encodes these proteins:
- the Bhmt2 gene encoding S-methylmethionine--homocysteine S-methyltransferase BHMT2: MAPAGVPRAKKGILERLDDGEVVIGDGSFLITLEKRGYVKVGLWTPEAVVEHPDAVRQLHMEFLRAGSNVMQTFTFSASEDNMESKWEAVNAAACDLAREVADKGDALVAGGICQTSVYKQHKDEGRIKKLFRQQLEVFARKNVDFLIAEYFEHVEEAVWAVEVLKELGKPVAVTMCIGPEGDMHDVTPGECAVKLGKAGANIIGVNCRFGPWTSLRTIKLMKEGLGAEGLKAHLMIQSLGFHTPDCGKGGFVDLPEYPFALEPRVATRWDIQKYAREAYNLGVRYIGGCCGFEPYHIRAIAEELAPERGFLPPASEKHDSWGSGLNMHTKPWIRARARREYWENLLPASGRPFCPSLSKPDI, encoded by the exons ATGGCACCAGCCGGAGTTCCCCGGGCCAAGAAG GGTATTTTAGAACGTCTGGACGATGGGGAAGTTGTGATTGGGGATGGCAGCTTTCTCATAACTCTGGAGAAGAGAGGCTACGTGAAGGTTGGGCTCTGGACTCCCGAAGCAGTGGTAGAACATCCAGACGCAG TTCGTCAGCTTCACATGGAATTCTTGAGAGCAGGCTCGAATGTCATGCAGACGTTCACCTTTTCTGCCAGTGaggacaatatggaaagcaag TGGGAAGCTGTAAACGCTGCCGCCTGTGACCTCGCCAGGGAAGTGGCTGACAAAGGTGACGCTCTGGTGGCTGGGGGGATCTGCCAAACATCAGTGTACAAACAGCACAAGGACGAAGGTAGAATTAAGAAGCTTTTTCGACAACAGCTAGAGGTTTTTGCCAGGAAAAATGTGGACTTCTTGATTGCAGAG TATTTTGAGCATGTCGAAGAAGCTGTGTGGGCTGTGGAAGTCTTAAAAGAACTGGGGAAACCTGTGGCAGTTACCATGTGCATAGGCCCAGAGGGAGACATGCATGATGTGACACCCGGAGAATGTGCCGTGAAGCTGGGGAAGGCAG GAGCTAACATCATTGGTGTGAACTGCCGATTTGGGCCCTGGACCAGCTTGCGGACGATAAAGCTCATGAAGGAGGGCCTTGGGGCTGAAGGGCTGAAAGCACACTTGATGATACAGTCCCTGGGGTTCCACACACCTGACTGTGGCAAAGGAGGGTTTGTGGATCTCCCAGAATACCCTTTTG CCCTGGAGCCCAGAGTTGCAACCAGATGGGACATTCAAAAATATGCCAGAGAGGCCTACAACCTGGGGGTCAGGTACATCGGTGGGTGCTGTGGATTTGAGCCCTACCACATCAGGGCAATTGCAGAGGAGCTGGCCCCAGAAAGAGGATTTCTGCCACCAGCATCAGAAAAACATGACAGCTGGGGGAGTGGTCTCAATATGCACACCAAACCCTGGATTAGAGCAAG ggcTAGGAGGGAGTATTGGGAGAATCTGCTGCCAGCTTCAGGTCGACCTTTCTGTCCTTCACTATCAAAGCCAGACAtttaa